DNA sequence from the Oncorhynchus keta strain PuntledgeMale-10-30-2019 chromosome 1, Oket_V2, whole genome shotgun sequence genome:
cacatgtttggtgtgtctcccaggtggcttgtggcaaactaaacaacactttttatggatatctttaagaaatggctttcttcttgccactcttccataaaggccagatttgtgcaatatacgactgattgttgtcctatggacagagtctcccacctcagctgtagatctctgcagttcatccagagtgatcatgggcctcttggctgcatctctgatcagtcttctccttgtatgagctgaaagtttagagggacggccaggtcttggtagatttgcagtggtctgatactccttccatttcaatattatcgcttgcacagtgctccttggcatgtttaaagcttgggaaatctttttgtatccaaatccggctttaaacttcttcacaacagtatctcggacctgccggtgtgttccttgttcttcatgatgctctctgcgcttttaacggacctctgagactatcacagtgcaggtgcatttatacggagacttgattacacacaggtggattgtatttatcatcattagtcatttaggtcaacattggatcattcagagatcctcactgaacttctggagagagtttgctgcactgaaagtaaaggggctgaataattttgcacacccaatttttcagtttttgatttgttaaaaaagtttgaaatatccaataaatgtcgttccacttcatgattgtgtcccacttgttgttgattcttcacaaaaaaaatacagttttatatctttatgtttgaagcctgaaatgtggcaaaaggtcgcaaagttcaagggggccgaatactttcgcaaggcactgtaacaccACTGACTCTCTTTATCAAACTACTAGAGCTGATATAATGCATACAAAGCTACATTATGCTGTACAACTAGAATGCTGGTCTTTGGAGAAGAGAGCAATGCTCACTATGTAGGCTGCTAAGCTTAACAAAAATCATGCCATGTGGCTGGAGGCTGGTAATAACAAAGTTCATAACACAActgacaatgtaaacatatgtgtGTGTTAATTTAGTGAATGTCTACCGTCTTTTGTTCTGCCATGGCCCTGGTCAGCTAACGTTAAGATCCCAGTCCTCCTAACTCCGAACTCACCTGTGCCGAAGCTCTCCTCTCCGCACAGAGACAGCTTGCCAGCGTCCATCAGGTTGCCAAAGAACTTCCAGCCAGTAGGAGTCTCATACAGATTCATCTTCAAGGCTTTAGCCACACTGAGGCACAGCGATAGGATATTCAAATGAACTATTTAGCTAACTCCGCCAGTTAAACATTAATGAGGAATCTGAAATgctgattaatgtgcactgtcccagTAAAATAAATATCATAAACAAACTAAATTAAAAAGGTACAATCAAGAAGAAGCTAGGAATGGACTGCGTGGAGTGGACGTTAGGCTCACTTGTCCAGAGCTCCGCTGGTGGGCATGCTGCGGGCCAGACCTTTGACCCCAGTCTTCTGGAAGTAGGGGATGCAAGTGATGTTGGCTGCAATGATGGCCACAGAGTCAGAAGGGTTGACAAAGAAGCCATGCTTTCCAAGGACCATGTTACGATCCTGAGGAGAGGGTAGGAGTAGAGAGCAGAGGGTAGGAGAACAGAGGAGTGTTCAGCATCTGAACAGACTGCAGGAGATATAGAGGTTAGGATTGTGGGATGATTCAAGGACTGGTACTATGGACACGGGTCATGCATGGAATAGCCTCGATTCCAAGCTGCCTTCAGCCGAGTGATGAACGAGACCTGGAGCCTATATTTGAACTATGGGTGAGATGGGGATGAGATCGGGATGAAATCTTCAACTGGTTCCCCCGACTGTCAACTTACACCGTCACCATCAAAGGCGGCTCCGAGGTCGTAATCTCCCCCCTTCATGGCGTTGACCAGGTCAGAGGCGTAGGTCAGATTGGGGTCAGGGTGATGACCACCAAAGTCCTCCTTGGGGACACAGTTGAAGGCACCGTCGGCAGCAGCGCCCAACTCCTCACAGACAATCTTCTTCACGTAGGGTCCAACCACTGAAGGGGGTAAAGGTTATCATGAAGGGAGGCGTGGCTGTACAGGGCATTGCGTGGCTGTACAGGGCATTGCGTGGCTGTACAGGGCATTGCGTGGCTGTACAGGGCATTGCGTGGCTGTACAGGGCATTGCGTGGCTGTACAGGGCATTGCGTGGCTGTACAGGGCATTGCGTGGCTGTACAGGGCATTGCGTGGCTGTACAGGGCATTGCGTGGCTGTACAGGGCATTGCGTGGCTGTACAGGGCATTGTGTGGCTGTACAGGGCATTGCGTGGCTGTACAGAGCATTGTGTCTCTGCTGGGAATCTATCTGAAAACAGCATTGTTGAGAAATCAGACTATTGGACAATAAGTCACGCAGCACTGAAGGTACAAACATTACTGAGAGCAGGAATCTAATTCATTACATTTTAGTcaattagcagacgctcttatccagagtgacttacaggaacaattagggttaattgccttgttcaagggcacagacagattgttcacctagtcggctctgggattcgattactggcccaacgcttgtAATcgtcaggctacctaccaccatcTCTACCTTGTAGCTAATGCTATAGCACAAACATGTAGACAAGGCATTACAAGCACACTGAGCATTGTCAATAGAGGGACCTGTGGTATCATACAGCAGTCAGCTGAGCAGATCAGTGATCTACAGTATATGTAGAGTACCTCCGTGCATGGCATCCAGACGGACTTTAATGTGACTGGCTCCAGACACAAGCTGTTTTAGGGCATTGAAGTCGAAGATTCCCCTCAGCATCTCAGCGTAGGACTCCACAGAGTCCACGATCTCCACTGTAGAGGACAAACAGCAGTTATAATAGTTAGTACATCTAATCTATcctaaactgggtggttcgagccctgaatgttgattggccgaaagccgtggtatatcagaccatacaCCAGGTGTATGACAaaacattggtaaccagtttataatagcaagagggcacctcgggggtttgtggtatatggctaatataccatTGCTAAGGGCTGTATACAGGCACTACGCATTGtacctaagaacagcccttagctgtggtatattggccttaTACCACACCCtgttgtgccttattgcttatgTAGCCTGTTTCTAGACTTAGGAGAAGACATACAACTAGAAGACATACACATACTTTACTGATTGCAATAATACACCTGAACTTGGGTGCCTTGCCCAAGGATTTGTACCAGTGAGCTTCTCCCAGGTTTGGTCTCCAAGCTAACCCATCCCTGTCAGTTGAGAATAATTCCTGCCCATCCTGCTGTACCTGTCAAGGGCTTGAATGTGTCCACCTCAAAGGTCTGCTTGCCGATCTTGGAGATGTCAACCTTGAGGTCGGGGCAGATGTGGTACTCTGTTAGGCTCTTGCTGATCTGGAATATTTTGTCTGTGAATCCCTCGGGCGCaggacctggagacagacacatacaATAAGGAGAGGAGAATAAAGAAGAGGCTAGAGAAATATTATGTAAAACAGCCACGCTCCATCACTAGGCATCCTAAACCTTGTCATAAAATTACTGATTGGATTGTGTGCTTATTCTATCCTGAAACGTCCTCCATCTTCATTACAAAGGCAGGCTAAGTAAAGTTTAAATGTTACCCCATCGCTCCCTGGCCTTTCTCCCCCTATGGCTTTCCCCTTTTTCCCCCCCTTCCTTGCCTCCCTGGCCTTCCCCCTATGGCTTTCCCCTTCcttgtctccctcctcttccccatgtCTCCCTGGCCTTTCTCCCCCTATGGCTTTCCCCTTCcttgtctccctcctcttccccatgtCTCCCTGGCCTTTCTCCCCCTATGGCTTTCCCCTTCcttgtctccctcctcttccccatgtCTCCCTGGCCTTTCTCCCCCTATGGCGTTCCCCTTCCttgcctccctcctcttccccatgtCTCCCTGGCCTTTCTCCCCCTATGGCTTTCCCCTTCcttgtctccctcctcttccccatgtCTCCCTGGCCTTTCTCCCCCTATGGCTTTCCCCTTCcttgtctccctcctcttccccatgtCTCCCTGGCCTTTCTCCCCCTATGGCGTTCCCCTTCcttgtctccctcctcttccccatgtCTCCCTGGCCTTTCTCCCCCTATGGCTTTCCCCTTCcttgtctccctcctcttccccatgtCTCCCTGGCCTTTCTCCCCCTATGGCTTTCCCCTTTCTTGCCTCCCTCTTCCCCATGTCTCCCTGGCCTTTCTCCCCCTATGGCTTTCCCCTTCcttgtctccctcctcttccccatgtCTCCCTGGCCTTTCTCCCCTATGGCTTTCCCCTTTCTTGCCTCCCTCTTCCCCATGTCTCCCTGGCCTTTCTCCCCCTATGGCGTTCCCCTTCcttgtctccctcctcttccccatgtCTCCCTGGCC
Encoded proteins:
- the LOC118393744 gene encoding phosphoglucomutase-1 isoform X2 codes for the protein MSTPAVSCVIRKLKAVGGIILTASHNPGGPKGDFGIKYNISSGGPAPEGFTDKIFQISKSLTEYHICPDLKVDISKIGKQTFEVDTFKPLTVEIVDSVESYAEMLRGIFDFNALKQLVSGASHIKVRLDAMHGVVGPYVKKIVCEELGAAADGAFNCVPKEDFGGHHPDPNLTYASDLVNAMKGGDYDLGAAFDGDGDRNMVLGKHGFFVNPSDSVAIIAANITCIPYFQKTGVKGLARSMPTSGALDNVAKALKMNLYETPTGWKFFGNLMDAGKLSLCGEESFGTGSDHIREKDGLWAVLAWMSILAHRKQSVEEIMKDHWNKFGRNFFTRYDYEEVDSDKANTMIKELEAKMFDKSFVGQKFSSGDKSYEVAVSDNFAYTDPVDGSVSKNQGLRIVFSDGSRIIFRLSGTGSAGATVRLYIDSYEKDSAKIYGDAQVMLKPLVEIALKISGLHEKTGRIGPTVIT